The Dermacentor silvarum isolate Dsil-2018 chromosome 3, BIME_Dsil_1.4, whole genome shotgun sequence region tatagtcctgcgctcaaatttcgcattagggagtatcgtaatcgtcggtgaattttcttTTCTCGATCGTTTGTTCTCTCGCTCGCTGATTTCTTTTTACTTATCGCTTGTGCATCTGCATCACGGATATCAAGAGTGCCGACTCTACTGAAGAAAAACTGATACCTTGATTAAGCCCGTGAAGTGGAGGAAGTTTCTTGAAAAGTAAAATTGTCATTCATCCGAGTGTAACATGAAACTACAAAGGGAACTCATAGGGGTTTCCCAGAAAGACAGCTTTGAAGTTAAAGAAGCTTtgtgggcttccgcagaactggtATGCCATATTCAGTGTCCCTGTTCTTCGAGTTGTCCATTAATTCGACCTcgcgctgcgatctgctagcctcctggtctGCTCAGGCGGTAGAGCGACCGCCCAGAAAGGCGATGGTCCCGGATTCGAtccttcaactgcgaagctttcttcctGAGAAACTCGTACAGGTTTGCTTTGAAGTTGCGCGCTATACACTCATGCtaatgacaattttccctttcataatACCCTGATATTAATTCCGCGATGTACTGAATCTTCATGAAGTGTCGTGCGAAAGGCAGCACTATAGGTTACTAGCCTCTATCAGCTGACCGCACATTGTAGTCGTTGTATGTAGCTCAGCCACCCTTTTTCTTACTTGAGCTTGTCTAGAAGCGGCTGCGTCAGTGCAGCGAGGCAAGGGCGAAAAAACGCTTATCGCTTGCTCGCAggcaaaaaaaaggaacaaatgAGGGCACTAGGAACTAAGAAAGACAACAGAATGCATTCCACGTTGTGTCGCCGTGAGCATAAAAGGCTCCGGCAAGTGTCTCGTAAACTGTAGTATCCGCGGTACTCTTCTCGAGCTTTAAACTGCGAATTGGAACCAACGCTATAAACACCATCAAATATTCCTCTCGTcggctattttttattattattattggttgTCCCAGCTAGCTTGTACGTTGTGATTTCAGACCGTTCGATTTTCCGACGACCCAGTTTACTATACTTCGCGTAGCGCTGGCCCCACCCTCACATTTCTTCTTCTGACGCTGGTCCTCCTTGAGCTCGTTCAAACAGCATATGAAATGCCGATGCGCCATTGTCTTGTAACGCAGCATCTCGCTCCGCGGTTCGTTTAACAGCTTTTTGTGCACGAATTAACGGACTTTTctgttctgtcttttttttttttttgtctttctttcaaCAGTTACCAAATTGCGATGTGTTCGATACGtgacgccactgctgctgccggcTGGCGGCTCCTGCCGGTTCTGTTACTGGGATTCTTCGCAGTGCAAGAAGCAAGTGCGGTGGTGGGCTTCACCATGACGCAGGGCACCCAGGATGGCACCTACATTCGCTTCAAGCGAGTGCCAACTAACATGCTAGCGGAAGTCACCAAAGAGCTCGGCGCATTCCGGTTCGTGCTGATCGATACATACAGCCTCGCTGTGAGGTTGCGGTAAAATCCGCCAGCGCTGCTTATAGAGAAAACTCTGGGCCAACTCCGATTTCCTCCTATTCGAAGACACGTAAACCGccgaaatgcttttatgagagaACTGCAGAAGCAGTtggaatgaaatgtgttgcatttgagagagagttAAGTTCTTAGTGGCTGTAGGAGTATAATTTTGATTTAGGTCCTGGAAtatttctcgaaaaaaaaaagaacattcagagccctttcactactgtgaagatggcgCTTTACTTCCGTAAACATCTTCGGAATGTCAAATTTGTCCGGTTTACAGCGATCTCAGGCTTCGTTATACAgatcttcatatatatatatatatatatatatatatatatatatatatatatatatatatttatagcgATGACGGGTGGCGGCATCCGCTTAAATTTTGCCACAAGCCCCCCCTAACGTCACAGATTTGACACGGGGATAGGAAATTGCTGGACATATAAATACTAGGCAGTGTTCAAAAGTAAGCAAAAGCTCTGCCTGGCTGGAAACCTTCGGGGCCATTTAACGGACGAAAAAGAGCCCAAATATGCGAAATAGTCTAATCCGCGACGGCCCAGTGGCGCCAACAACGCCGGCTCGGAGATGTTGAAATGGAAGCTGATCAGCATCTATTTTCAAATAAGAAAAACGAGGGCACAAATTGCGAGTAACTTTTACCTTGTGCTTTAAATTGCATTAAATTGGTTATGCAGGTGTCAAGCAAGAAAGAGCAGAGTAGCAGAAGCTGTTAAATGAGATAAAATATAGCCAATATCGTGGGCACATTCTAATTATGGTTCACGATTCTTTGCTCCTGCGTAGAACAGTTTAGTGACCGTCTCGAACAAAGCCGTCATTTCTGTTTCTGATACTGTCGCGCAATGGGCGCAAGTAATTACGCGGAACCGGCAGTTCCTACAGAGACCCAAAAAAACTTGCCCTTCCCCGCAAAGTGTTTTCGTCATCTTGGCTGTTGTCTGACGCGAAAATGCACCAGCTATCCCAAGCATACACTCTAGTCGTTCAAAGAaaacacgtttctttttttttaattttgttcaGCGAGATCCACAAATTTTGTGCTCAAGATTACCGCCGAACTTCCCTGATCCCTCTGCGAACAACCCCGCCGTTCCTTGATCGCTATACAACATTTGTGTATGCAGAAAGCAAGTGGGTCACACGTCCGCTTTGCCGGCGAAGGTAGCGCACGGCAGCACAAAATTACTGCGTGACAAATAAAgcaaaagcaaaacaaaatgcACTGATCCCGTTATTATCAATGCTAGAAACTGTCTCGCTAAAGTTGTTTACAATGAACATCGAGCatggtgtccttttttttttctctctctctacttgcAATTATGCTTCGCTTCGCCGTTTTGCCTCTTTATGTATACATTTTAATGATGTCTGTGCTTCGGGAAGTGTATCCTCTTAAGTGGCCGCTTTGTTTGCAACTTGACTGGCTCGGCCCGCATGTATTGCCATGGCATCCCGCGTTTGTTAAGACTGCAACACTTGTTTCCTACGCGCACACTATTGTGAGCGCTGAGCTTTCGTGTCGGCCTCTCAGTTCTCCAGTGCACCCAATAGAGAGAGAGTTGGTCAGATCGTTCGTGCTTTGTCCCCCCGCTCGAGAAATAGCTGATACGCCACTGGCAGCTACACATGTGCACATGGTGTTCCCATAGTAAACTTTTATCATTGTGAACTTATCAGTTTGTTTTCACGATTCAAACTTTTATTCATATGTACGCTTTTGACGTTATCTTTTTGTGTTACACACAGCCCTTTCAAGATACTGCGCGTTGTTTCCTCTCTTCTTAGTGGTCTGCTTGGTTCTTCTCGCTATGCTTACACTACTGCAACTCACGGGTCATTGTACGTGAGCAGATGCAGCCCGTAATCGCCAGACGCCCCTACATCCGTAGATCTTCACTATCTAATTGTAttcttccaaaaaaaaaaggtagggggggggggggggcggttgtgGCAGCTATCACCGCCGTCGCTTTTGATAGCAACCCCACTTTATCGCTTAGGCTTGCAGCTTACCCGCCATGGGGGCATAGTGGGTTTGGCATTGCACTGTGAAGCCCGAGGGCGCAGGATCGAATGTGCATTGGGTGCaaattaaagaaccccgggtgatcgaaattaatccaaggtcccccacttcggcgtgcctcataatcatatcgcggttttggcacgtaaaacaacagAATTGAGGCTTGCAGCGAGGCTACTAAAGTCTGCCGCGGCTGATACGAAGTAATACTGCTGCGAGTGCACAAAATAACGTATAACAGTTCAGCCCGCAACACTATTTAGGCAACTATGTGATATCCTgtactattctttttttttccttccccctgtgtagggtagcaaaccagaagcgTCTCTTCGGTTTAACCTCCTTGACATGCCCCATatcatttctctttctctttatttctttctatctATATATTTATCTACCGTGTTTGTCTTTCTCGCTCTTTATGTGACGTCAAGAGCCGCTGCCAGCGCTTTGCACCAGTAGTACTTTCGCAGCTCGTTTTCGATACTCATTACAAGCATATAACCTTCGTATATAAGATTTCACCTGAAGTGTACTTCTCAGTCTCAAgttgtgatttatttatttatttatttatttatttatttatttatttatttatttatttatttatttatttatttatttatttatttatttatttatttatttatttttgagcTGCCGAAGCGATATCTGAGTTGTGAGGGACGCCGTATCGAAAATCCTGTCCTTCAAAGGTTACTTCAATCGTAGTACACGGGTGATTATGCATTCCACTCCCACCATAGATGGAAATCGAACCCaagacctcgttctcagcagcagaacgccgtgATGGGAGGAGTGTTGACGATTTCTTTAGAAGTCGGCCTTGAAAGCACATCATGACAGCCTACTGGATTGATATACCCGCTTCATTTGAAGTCACAAAACTATTTGCATATTAAGCTTTTTTTTCACGTTTTCCTCCGCACCACGTACACAGGTGCTCGCAGCCCGGCCTGTACTACTTCTCCTTCACCGCCATGGCGCCGAGTCCAGGGTCGTGCCGAATATCGCTGCGCAGAAACCGCGTACCCGTGGTGACTGCATTCGCCAGCAACAGTGGCTTCAGCTGGATTTCCAGCGGGGCCTTGCTCTACCTGGCTCAAAACGACCTCGTCTACCTGTACCTGGAGGATGGAACCATCCACGAGTCGTCAGCTACGAACAGGGCGTTCACCTCCTTCACCGGCTTCGCGGTGGGCACCGATATGCTCATGGGGCGCACTCCTGATACGGATGCCATTGAAGGGCCCCTGCCCTCACCGGATCCGTTCGACGACATCGCGGAGCGCATGTATCGAGTGAAGCTCTCTAAAAATGCCACAGCAGGCACCAGTGCGTCGCTGTAGGCTGCGAGCAGGGCCTTGCCTGAACCGCTGCTTTTTCTACAAGCATATTTTCACACATCATCTAACAGTATACCTGTAAAGCCTCGTCGCCGAACGCTGGGGGTATAGAGGGAGCGTGGGAGCGGCCGGAAGACCTGGCCAGGTACACACTCGACACGCTCAGTCTTTGTGAATACCATTCTCCGAATCATTCTTGTATCTTTCAGAATCTGGTCTTTTCAATAAATTCCCTTGTTTTCAATCGAGTGCTACTTCTCGCGCCTGGCATTTCTTAATGTGCGCGAAATCCTATACGCGGCACTtgcaaggatttttttttttttttgagcgctcATCGCTTGTGTAATCAAGCCCGTGAACCTGTGTTCGCCAGGTAAATGCCGTAACTGCATGGGAGACAGACACTGTGACTGGTTGTCTGTATGTGACGAGACATTAGGTCTGAGAAACATTGATTAAAGAACACAAAGTAGGGCGATGGCGCTAAGGATTTCACACACAGGTCAAGTGTTTGGACGAAAGCAGTCAATTATAAAGCTGGGCAAATACTCAAAATTTTGCATACGAATACAATCGTCCTTGCTGTTTAATTCGTATTCGATTCTAGTATTCACTATTCTAAATTGTCGAGTAGTTGGTTCTGTTCTGATGTAAGAGATAACATTGGATTAAGATCGATGCAACTGTTGACTGCTACGAATGATTCTGCTGCGGGAGAAGGCCACCGTTATGGCGCAGATGCACAATCTTCTAAGTGAACGCATGGAGAAGCCTTTGTTTAATAATTTTCAGTCTTTCTATAAAAATTCTTCTCTATTAGTCTGCATACGAATGTATTGTCTGAATTTAGGCAAAACAGTTTATTATTTCGCCACTGTCACTATGGTCGCATTCCGTTAAAAAAATGCAAGTGAATGCGCCGTGCTGAAGTGTcgcattcatatatatatatatatatatatatatatatatatatatatatatatatatatatatatatatatatatatatatatatatatatatatcgtcattTCACTTGTTCCGCGTTTACGTGCATTGTAAGCTCTGTAGGCTGGAGGTCTGGTTATGAACGGCATTACACGTATGGAATAATGAAAAATATttcatgtatttatttattcatttattttttatgaAAAGGAAATCACGTGATTTGTAGATTTCACTGTGTTTAGGAATTAAAATACATTCGATACTCGAAGGTCGCTTTTCTCTaatattcatattcgattcgattGGAAATATTTGTCATTCGAACATCCCTAGCTGTTTTTCCCTTACTTTTTGTTTCGCTTCGAGCTCTTAGGTCGTCACAAATCATTTATGCAGAAGCTCGCAAGATGGATGCCGGTTGATGAAAGGGAAAGATGTTATCTACCCGTCTGTATAACCAAGGCAGGAAAGAAATCCGATACAGGTTTCTGAGAAAACCGTATTGGATTTCCCTTTGTAGCTTGTTGCGACAGTCCACGCATATAACTGTCCCTGACCAGTCCTAAGCACAGCTCTGAGAATCCTTTCTCTCGTTGTTCTCGTTCCGGGCCAGAGTCACAGGTAAACGTTCGGTAAATACTTCGATTTAACGATATgttaggcattaaaaaaaatcaaatccTAAGCCTTGTGGACTGTTGTAGTCAGTTAAAGATTgcgtttatttctctttctctgtcaTTTACTGCCACGACAGTGAGACAGAGAGAGACCCTCTTTATTGGAAACTGGAGCGATAAGCTGACTGTTTACGCCTAGAATGGTACTCCAGGTGAACGCGATGATTAGGTAAAATGATGCACACAGGACACTACTTGACCGGCACATAACAAAGACAAAACACACGACATACAAAAATTAAAGTATGTCGTTGAAACCAGTGTCTCGTAGAAAAACAAAGTAAGCGCCTATGTAGCGCAGGACGCTTAGGATCAGTGTGTATAATAATGCGTAGGAGCACGCTTGTTGGATCAAGTATTAGTGCATGATCCAAGTATACATCGCGCACCTCAAGGTGCGATTTTTGAGGTACAGTTGACCACGAACGACTACGGACCGCGGGATTTGAGGAAAAGCTAAATATCTCTGCAAGCTCACAACGCAGCCTGATAAATCATGGTTGCCAGATTAGGCTATCAATAGCCAGATTAGGCTATCAATAGCCAAATTGGCCTACTTCTCGTCCGAGTTGGCGCCAGAAATTTTCttttggctatgtggctatattggGGCTACATTTTGTTCTTAAAGCTATCCATCCACCCTTTACAACTCGTCTCAACTAGAGCCACTAAATAAGCTACGCTGAAAGAGGGGGCGGACGCCAGGAGATCATTTTAGCGGATGATCCTTTGAAGTTGTGCCTCGCATACCAAGTTCGACGGCTCAAAAAATGTCGCAAATCAACAGTGAAGCTGCCACTCAATAAGTACCCTGCTCTCATGATCAATTTAGCAAAGTATTTTGTAGTTGCGAGTTGGTTAACGTTCCCGTTTCTGAGGTGACGCCGCCATCTGTTGCAATGCATTTTGTCTTGTAATCTACTCTATTGTTTCGTGTATTGTGTTGCGTTGTGTTCTGGGAAATTTTCATTGGCTATAATGATTCTCAATACATGTCATTGCTCGGCGCGTTTATTGACGACGCGCGTCCATGTGTGTGTTCTTTACTAGAGTGATTTTTCTTCTCCTTGAGAAATACAAGACACTAGATTTGTCATAAGGTCCGCATTTACCTATAGGATAAGATTGCCTACGAGCCTGTTTGCGGTACTCGAACTGGAGCTGCGAGTGCAGGGAAAGAGTGAAACATCTGGCCAGGTAGGGGCGCATGTATTTCGGTAGCTCTTCCATACTACGGATAAAGCCACAATAAAACTTCGAGGCGAGTAACCCTGACTTAACAAATGTGCCTGTACAAAAACAGGAAATCTTATTTAGCGCCTTTTAGGGGGCTTCTTCAGTGGCTTTAGGGCAAGCTTCTGGTGAAATCCCCGTCTTAATTATGCTTCCCGCGAACGAAATTGATATGTGTATTTTCTTGCGGAAATTTAATATATTATGCCTGAAATCACGTCGCAAAAAAGACAAATTTTTGTCAACTTTAGGGCTACATAAAGGTCTTGCTTTTGGCTACTGTTGGATTACTACGGAGGCCAGCTTGGCGATCTGTAATTTGAGTGATCTGGTAACCCTGCCTGATATTCGCATTTCCAGTCTCTGCTAGTACAGTGCGAACAACATTGGGATGCATGGTTTTGCTGggtactgctacaggctgctcggaaatttcTGAGATCCAGTGGTCCGTAAATATTCGCTGTTGACTGTACATTCAGGGCGGAGTTAAGAATACTCCTTTGAGGTGTAAAGACGCAAGTAGTGCTGCATGCACTCTTTGCTAATAGGCCACTATCGACATGCATGAAGTACACATTTTTATTTCCACatattttcatcttttttttttctttgatataAGTATTAAGGAACGCTTGACACCATTAGGTGGGCACCGGCCACTCATGGTTAGAGATTAAACAAAAAAGGAAATCCCTGAGAAACACCGATGAAAGCCTAAGGGAGTAAAGGTTCATGAAAAGTTGCACACGCCGGGAAAGTCAGTGCGTAAAAATGAGCACAGGAACACGCACGGACATTCAGAGTTCCGCGAACGGGTTAAGGAAAATGCTGAAGTGGAGTCCGAGAGCCCGCAGAGACATGTTACGGTTTCGCAAACAATTTGGCTAACGCAACTACACTTAACTACACATAAATGCCTAACTATACTACGCAACAACCTATAACCAACGTAAACTTGCATGCAATACGTGCAATCTACAGTATTAGTACATATATAATGAGGGCAACAAATGCCGTTGATTTATTAAAAACCGATCATCTTTTCGTGGGGGAATTTTCAAGCCACAAGCATTCTTCCTCGCTTCATATACCTCTATAGTCAGGGGTCAAGTAtataaaataaactttttttaatTAGAATGGTCGACAACGTATATCTATTAGATCATTCCTCAGCCTTCGCTTCGCAGCTTTGCGTCGGGGGCCCTCGAAAAGGAAACGGTGAAGCGAAAAAAATTATTCGCTCGGCCACAAGAGTACTACTGTGCACTAGCGACATATCTTATCGGGCCAAAAAAAGTACAGCGTGTATATGCGGTACCAAACCGCCGACGATGCAAGAAAGTTGCGAAATGTCGACTGCAGTCCGAATCGCATAACTCCGCGGCTAGCTTCGTGCGCAACGGGCGTAACGCACACTCAGCACCACCGCTTGCTCTTCGATATTACTTCTTGCAAGTACGTGTAATACACGAACGCTGTGAAATTGATAGCCTTTCACTCTGCCCCCGATCGCTTCATTAAAATGCACCGATGCAAAACTGTGGGGCTTGATATCCCTAGTCTGAAAGCGAGGGTTGACAAGACACAATGTACGGCCAGGAAACAGTCTCGCTGATGACGTCATCAACTCTGGGTTTTTGCAACATGAGCGCGCGATACTGCCGGACTTCCCTCTTCGAGAACGTAAATCAAACGCTCCCCTTTCTTGGAACCTTGCGCCGGACCTCGAGGCAAGGCAAACTGCACAATTTCTCGACACGTTCGTTTCCCTCGAACTGAAACTGTTCACCAGATGCGTCAGTGGTGCTCGCGGAGTAGTTGCTTAATCCCCCTGTTACAACAGCGGTGATCCTCGCGTACCTAGATGTCTAATTAGTCGTTGGAGTCCCTACAGTCTCTCGAGGTCGCAGAATCAATCCCGCTGCGCGCCTTCTCAGACGTAGTTCTTATACTCTGAGCTAATGTTTATCGTGAATAATAATGAAGGCGCTGCTGATTTCAATTACCCCACTGCGGTGTGAATATTTTCTATTTGTCTccttactttctttcttcttttctctctttctttatttctttctttcttttcattttttttttaatagtactTATATGAGGCGCCTTCACCACAAAATAAACACACGTGCGCAAGGGAGAACGACGCCGGGCAGCAGCGCTCCTAGTGCATtatcttgaaaaagaaaaaaagagaaaaagacatTAAGCTAACATAACAATTGAGTGTAAATATGAAGACGAATAATCAATTCGCGTCAAGGACACCACGAGCCGCTAAACTGGGTGCACCTTGTGCCTTAATAATGTTGAGTAAATAAATTCCTTCAGTATAACTAGTTACAAACATTCTGCTCTTTTAAATTACTATGTGCCTTGCACCATAATCGTCAGGGATGTATTTTAAGGCATAGTTCAGGACTCCACGTCGGTTGTCGAGGTCGGCGCATGTCGGCTGAACGTTTCTGTAATCAGTAACTTATCAATATGCATCAGGcgtccccccctccccttccggATGCCTTAATAAGATAACTGTTGCGACACGCACTGTTTATAAAGACAGCAAGAAAGATGAACGTTAGGATCAGCTGCTTTCTTTAGGTTTCACTTTCGCGCTGCTGCGCCAGCACTGCGCGTTCTTTTCTTTTATCAGCGCAATCTCACCATAAAGTTTTACTTATCTGCATGTAGCGGCTCTTGCGCTCAGGCTGTTCGGTTCTGATTCGTTGTACGTCGGTTGCTGTGGGGAAATGAACGTAGGGATCGAGTGCCTCGGCTACGCCATTTCTCTCTGTTCTACAGCCAAAACTAAAGATATAAATTAAGAGCTCACGTTGATAAAGATTTCGTTCGTTAGAAAGGTTTGCCACTCCTGGTACCTTCGCTATCGCAAGATGCCAAGTCATAATGACTCATTCGTCCTTCGCATACTGATGCTCTTAGAAACCGGCTGCTTGAGTTCTTTCTTGCCTAAGAAAGCCATGCTTCTACACACAAAGCGCAGAGGCAAAGCGTATCTTTGACTGAGCACACCTTAACAAGCTCACTTGTGTTAATTGGCACAGGAACGCAGAATGCAGAATAAACAGCTCTAAGATTCTCGTTATCTGATGAGCCGCGTAAAGTAATCGGGCACAGTTCCATCCAATAAATCTCGAATTTAGAAAATTGTTCTGAATAGGATTCGAAGGCAAACGAAGAAAAACGTTAAAAACTATCATCTGTCGCTATGCTTGGGAAGCTGCAGCATCCATACCACGAGAGGTTGCTACCGGAAAACGCTTTTATTAACTTGACGAGACGTTCCCTTGTAACTTTTACATCAAGCAACAATATTGCAGCTTACACGATAACGATGGGGTTTGACGACTGCAGAACTAGGGTCACGGCGCCCAACTCAGCAACCCTTTTTTCGTCGGAGCAGCATACGGACCCTGGACACCAATTTCTGATTAGCCAAAACTATTtcggaa contains the following coding sequences:
- the LOC119445045 gene encoding complement C1q tumor necrosis factor-related protein 4 — encoded protein: MCSIRDATAAAGWRLLPVLLLGFFAVQEASAVVGFTMTQGTQDGTYIRFKRVPTNMLAEVTKELGAFRCSQPGLYYFSFTAMAPSPGSCRISLRRNRVPVVTAFASNSGFSWISSGALLYLAQNDLVYLYLEDGTIHESSATNRAFTSFTGFAVGTDMLMGRTPDTDAIEGPLPSPDPFDDIAERMYRVKLSKNATAGTSASL